In Citrus sinensis cultivar Valencia sweet orange chromosome 2, DVS_A1.0, whole genome shotgun sequence, a single genomic region encodes these proteins:
- the LOC107174692 gene encoding uncharacterized protein LOC107174692, whose product MSNNKSKPRKTLLSFFTKVNDGQSSNGTSSMCNIDASSSPPKSQRVEFEKVDTPSTIDTPYLERDPGLRFSISTFPIDKREDVRMAYINMGPFQPKLQKYPLTKYGMQNRRFQFSWFSKFPWLEYSISKDKAFCFPWYIFHDKPSKNEAFVVDGVHNWKYVGCEKTCPFAQHEGGHGSSHNDAMLKWSNLKDPSKHIDKRLNAQSSQQILENRLRLKTSIVATKWSVKQACAFRGHDESVNSLNRGNFIELIKLLATMNEEINKVVLANAPKNAQYIAPKIQKELLNIISNKVRHKIREEVGDAKFCIIVDEALDESHKEQMAIFFRYVDCDGFIRERFFEIVNVDETKALTLKNEKCNVLAQYNLLVKNLRGQGYDGASNMAGEWNGLQSLFLNDCLYAYYVHCFAHRLQLVLVVVSKEVHERYSELKSAREKEIIDLIALEELETGTGANQVRTLQRAGDTRWSSHFTSVSRFIEMFGATLEVLGKMINDGSSRDMCGEAKGANKEMKSFEFVFILFLLNKVLRISDILCRALQTKSLDILNTLNYVSSTKRLLQEFRDNGWDDFIRSVVSFCEKYDITMLDMSDCYIEGTWRSCQQKDYITVEHHYHFDVFNAVIDFQLMELNSRFSEQTVELLTLSSALDPVDGFKSFDIDNICSLAKKFYPHDFTPNEVLALRRELEHYQIDVLSHPQFQNMASLSELCRRFVETMKSQHYLLIDRLIRLVLTLLVSTATTERAFSTIKLIKTSLHSKMENEFFFFSDSMVIYVEREIIDTVDSNSVIDDFYNLKPRKVQLR is encoded by the exons ATGTCAAACAACAAATCCAAACCGAGAAAAACTCTACTTTCATTCTTTACTAAAGTAAATGATGGTCAATCATCAAATGGGACAAGTTCTATGTGCAACATTGATGCCTCAAGTTCTCCACCTAAGTCTCAAAGAGTCGAATTTGAGAAAGTTGATACTCCATCTACTATTGACACACCTTATTTAGAACGTGATCCCGGATTGCGTTTTTCAATAAGTACTTTTCCCATTGACAAGCGTGAAGATGTGCGGATggcatatataaatatgggaCCATTTCAACCCAAACTACAAAAGTATCCATTGACTAAATATGGTATGCAAAACCGTcgatttcaattttcttggtTCTCGAAATTTCCTTGGCTTGAATATTCTATATCAAAAGACAAAGCATTTTGTTTTCCATGGTATATTTTTCATGATAAGCCATCTAAGAATGAAGCATTTGTTGTTGATGGGGTTCACAATTGGAAGTATGTTGGTTGTGAAAAAACATGTCCTTTTGCTCAACATGAAGGAGGTCATGGTTCTTCTCACAATGATGCCATGTTAAAATGGAGCAATTTAAAGGATCCATCCAAACATATTGATAAGAGATTGAATGCACAATCTTCGCAACAAATTTTGGAGAATAGATTGCGACTTAAAACCTCAATAGTAGCTACTAAGTGGTCAGTAAAACAAGCATGTGCTTTTAGAGGTCATGATGAGTCCGTTAATTCTCTTAATCGtggaaattttattgaattaattaagttgttagCAACAATGAATGAGGAGATTAATAAAGTTGTGTTAGCAAATGCTCCTAAAAATGCCCAATACATAGCACCTAAGATTCAAAAGGAGTTACTGAATATTATTTCTAATAAAGTACGACACAAGATTCGAGAGGAAGTGGGTGATGCTAAATTTTGTATCATAGTTGATGAGGCACTAGATGAATCTCACAAAGAACAAATggctattttttttagatatgtTGATTGTGATGGTTTTATTCGAGAACGTTTCTTTGAAATTGTGAATGTCGATGAAACAAAGGCATTGACTTTAAAGAATGAGAAATGCAATGTGCTTGCTCAGTACAAtcttttagttaaaaatttaagaggtCAAGGGTATGATGGTGCTAGTAATATGGCGGGTGAATGGAATGGATTACAATCTTTATTTCTCAATGATTGTCTGTATGCTTATTATGTACATTGTTTTGCTCATCGACTACAACTCGTATTAGTTGTGGTATCTAAAGAAGTGCATGAG CGTTATTCTGAGTTAAAATCTgctagagaaaaagaaattatagatTTGATAGCTTTAGAAGAGCTTGAGACTGGTACAGGGGCTAATCAAGTTAGAACTTTACAAAGGGCTGGAGATACACGTTGGAGCTCACATTTTACTTCAGTTAGTAGGTTTATTGAGATGTTTGGTGCAACTCTTGAAGTTTTaggaaaaatgattaatgatggATCTAGTCGAGATATGTGTGGGGAAGCTAAAGGTGCAAATAAGGAGATGAAATCCTTTGagtttgtgtttattttgtttttattgaataaagtTCTCAGAATTTCTGATATTCTTTGTCGTGCATTACAGACAAAATCACTGGACATCTTGAATACTTTGAACTATGTCTCAAGTACAAAAAGACTTTTGCAAGAGTTTCGAGATAATGGATGGGATGATTTTATTAGAAGTGTAGTATCTTTCTgtgaaaaatatgatattactATGCTTGATATGAGTGATTGTTATATAGAAGGTACATGGCGTTCTTGTCAGCAAAAAGATTATATTACAGTTGAACATCATTATCACTTTGATGTATTTAATGCTGTAATAGATTTTCAATTGATGGAGTTAAATAGTAGATTCTCTGAGCAAACCGTGGAACTCCTCACTTTGAGCTCGGCATTGGATCCAGTTGATGGGTTCAAATCATTTGATATAGACAATATTTGTTCTCTTGCTAAGAAATTTTATCCTCATGATTTCACTCCAAATGAGGTGCTTGCTTTGAGAAGAGAATTAGAACATTATCAAATTGATGTGCTTTCTCATCCACAGTTTCAAAATATGGCTTCCCTTTCTGAGCTATGTCGACGATTTGTTGAAACAATGAAGTCACAACACTATTTGCTGATTGATAGATTAATTCGTCTAGTCTTGACTCTTCTTGTTTCCACGGCCACAACAGAGCGTGCATTTTCAACCATAAAACTTATCAAGACATCACTTCATAGTAAGATggaaaatgagtttttttttttttcagattctATGGTTATCTATgttgaaagagaaattattgATACTGTTGATTCAAATTCtgtaattgatgatttttataatttgaaacccCGAAAAGTACAACTTCggtag
- the LOC102625704 gene encoding protein FAR1-RELATED SEQUENCE 4 isoform X2 has product MDSYDITSNTILEPRDDMEFESHEAAYSFYKEYAKSMGFGTAKLSSRRSRASKEFIDAKFSCIRYGNKQQSDDAINPRPSPKIGCKASMHVKRRQNGKWFIYSFVKEHNHELLPAQVHFFRSHRNVDPLKNDVRIRRRKNLAAVSKLFNAYQNVDCLETYMRNQHDKGRSLVLDPADSQVLLEYFMQMQEENPKFFYAFDLNEEHRLRNVFWVDAKGMEDYTNFGDVVSFDSTYFTNKYKISLVLFVGVNHHIQPTLLGCALIADETVYTFVWLLQTWFLAMGERAPQVILTDQNSAIKAAVAAVFPETRHCFSLWNVLEMIPRHLEYLSPWHDNFMEKFYKCIYRSWTEEQFEKRWWKLVEKFHLREVQWIQLLYEDRKHWVPTFMRGISFAALSTPSRSESLNSLFDKYVRGETSLREFIEQYRVILEDRYEEEAKADFDAWHETPELKSPSPFEKQMSLVYTHEIFKKFQVEVLGAAACHLKKENEFETTTTYEVKDFEDNQNFMVEWNESKLDIYCSCRSFEYKGYLCRHAIIVLQMSGVFSIPSKYILQRWTNAAKSRHVISERLDEMQSKVRRYNDLCRRAIILGEEGSISQESYSMALSAIQEALKQCASLNISVESNARPITSDVLSVCATEEENQFGNTSKDKVPYPLVVNTNGNSSRADTGRGKGSNVSNTAKKGKATQQLTWNVRTQDGCHQMELSDMRPTQLHNFVQTPLQVLPTMFHNVAPTQFHNVPTTHLLDSRLPR; this is encoded by the exons ATGGATTCCTATGACATCACTAGCAACACCATTTTGGAGCCTCGTGATGATATGGAATTCGAGTCTCATGAGGCTGcttattcattttataaagaatatGCTAAATCTATGGGATTTGGTACTGCTAAATTGAGCAGTCGCCGGTCTAGGGCATCAAAGGAATTCATTGATGCAAAATTTTCATGCATAAGATATGGGAACAAGCAACAATCTGATGATGCCATAAATCCACGGCCATCTCCAAAAATTGGATGTAAGGCAAGCATGCATGTGAAGAGAAGGCAAAATGGAAAGTGGTTTATTTACAGCTTTGTAAAGGAGCACAATCACGAGCTTTTACCTGCTCAGGTACATTTCTTTCGTAGTCACCGAAATGTTGATCCACTGAAGAATGATGTTAGGATAAGGAGGAGGAAGAACCTAGCTGCAGTATCTAAACTCTTCAATGCTTATCAAAATGTTGATTGTTTGGAGACTTATATGAGAAATCAGCATGATAAAGGGCGAAGCTTGGTTTTAGACCCTGCAGATTCTCAAGTATTGCTAGAATATTTTATGCAGATGCAAGAAGAAAATCCAAAATTCTTCTATGCATTTGATTTGAATGAAGAGCATCGGTTGAGAAATGTGTTTTGGGTGGATGCCAAAGGCATGGAAGATTACACCAACTTCGGTGATGTAGTTTCCTTTGACTCGACGTATTTCACAAACAAGTACAAAATTTCATTGGTTCTTTTTGTTGGAGTTAACCATCATATTCAGCCCACATTGCTTGGTTGTGCATTAATTGCAGATGAAACAGTTTATACTTTTGTTTGGTTACTGCAAACATGGTTTTTAGCAATGGGAGAGCGAGCTCCACAAGTGATACTCACTGATCAAAATAGTGCCATTAAAGCAGCTGTTGCAGCAGTTTTTCCAGAGACGCGCCATTGTTTCAGTTTGTGGAATGTATTGGAAATGATTCCTAGGCATCTTGAGTATCTAAGCCCGTGGCACGACAATTTTatggaaaaattttataagtgtATATATAGGTCATGGACTGAGGAGCAATTTGAAAAGAGGTGGTGGAAATTAGTTGAAAAGTTTCATCTTAGAGAGGTACAATGGATTCAATTGTTGTACGAAGATCGTAAACATTGGGTTCCTACATTCATGAGAGGCATATCTTTTGCTGCATTGTCTACGCCTTCACGTTCTGAGAGTTTAAACTCTTTGTTTGACAAATATGTGCGTGGAGAAACATCATTGAGAGAGTTTATAGAGCAATACCGAGTGATTCTTGAAGACAGGTATGAAGAGGAAGCCAAAGCAGATTTTGATGCATGGCATGAAACACCAGAGTTGAAATCTCCATCACCGTTTGAAAAGCAAATGTCACTAGTGTACACACATGAAATTTTCAAGAAGTTCCAAGTTGAGGTTTTGGGAGCCGCTGCTTGTcatcttaaaaaggaaaatgaatttgaaacgACTACAACGTACGAAGTTAAAGACTTTGAAGATAATCAGAATTTTATGGTGGAATGGAATGAGTCAAAATTGGACATATATTGTTCATGTCGTTCATTTGAGTATAAAGGTTATCTCTGTAGACATGCTATCATTGTTCTGCAGATGTCTGGTGTTTTCAGCATCCCATCTAAATACATATTGCAAAGATGGACAAATGCTGCTAAGAGCAGGCATGTCATTAGTGAAAGACTAGATGAGATGCAGTCTAAGGTACGTCGGTACAATGATCTATGCCGGCGTGCCATTATATTGGGTGAAGAAGGGTCTATCTCACAAGAGAGTTATAGCATGGCACTGTCTGCTATCCAAGAAGCTTTGAAGCAATGTGCAAGTCTGAATATTTCTGTCGAAAGCAATGCCAGGCCTATCACCTCAGATGTTCTTTCTGTATGTGCCACCGAGGAAGAAAATCAATTTGGTAATACATCTAAAGACAAGGTTCCCTATCCTTTAGTGGTCAACACCAATGGTAATTCTAGCAGAGCTGATACTGGAAGGGGGAAGGGGAGTAATGTAAGTAACACTGCTAAAAAAGGAAAG GCAACTCAACAACTTACCTGGAATGTCAGGACTCAAGATGGCTGCCACCAAATG GAGCTGTCTGACATGAGGCCAACACAGCTACATAATTTTGTGCAAACGCCGTTACAAGTGTTACCAACAATGTTTCATAATGTTGCGCCAACACAGTTTCATAACGTGCCTACAACGCATTTGCTGGATAGTCGACTTCCTCGGTAG
- the LOC102626475 gene encoding flavonoid 3'-monooxygenase-like: MALRVDDASSNETAIITCLVSVLAVVYFAWNVNKSRKANAKLPPGPRGLPAVGYLPFLGTTDLHKKFTELCGVYGPIFKLWLGNKLCVVVSSPSLVKQVVRDQDTTFADRDPPIAGLVATFGGNDIAWSNYGPEWSKLRKFFVGKMMSNASLDACYALRKQEVKNTIRDLYNNDNKIGKPIDIGELSISTLVCVIQNILWGEALEIREEGITNLGAELKFKLAELMVLMGTPNISDVFPVLSWFDIQGIERKAKKISLWFENIINSTVEKYRSKDFIVEGKERAGKKFEGSRNKNFLQLLLELQENEDGSSSISMNKFKGVLVDIITGGTDTTTTMVEWTMAELMQHPQVMKKVQEELAQVVGMDSCVEEFHLPKLKYLDAVVKETFRLHPALPLLVPRRASESGSIGGYTIPKDTTLMLNVWAIHRDPQLWDNPLEFRPERFLNVGVESKFDYSGNNFQYLPFGSGRRMCAGIPLAERMLMFVLASLLHSFEWELPAGTKLNLSENFGIVIKKKEPLIAIPTPRLSNSELYH; encoded by the exons ATGGCTTTGCGGGTCGATGATGCCAGCAGCAATGAGACTGCAATTATCACTTGTTTAGTTTCTGTGCTTGCCGTGGTTTATTTCGCATGGAATGTGAACAAATCAAGGAAAGCAAATGCTAAACTTCCACCAGGACCTCGCGGCTTGCCTGCAGTCGGATACCTCCCATTTCTCGGAACTACTGACTTGCACAAGAAATTCACGGAATTATGTGGAGTTTACGGTCCGATCTTCAAGCTCTGGCTcggaaataaattatgtgtcGTGGTGAGCTCACCTTCCCTAGTTAAACAAGTGGTTCGTGATCAAGATACAACGTTCGCAGACCGTGACCCGCCGATCGCTGGGCTAGTGGCCACCTTTGGTGGCAATGATATTGCATGGTCCAATTACGGTCCCGAATGGAGTAAGTTGCGCAAATTTTTTGTGGGCAAGATGATGAGTAACGCAAGCCTTGATGCTTGTTATGCTCTAAGAAAACAAGAGGTTAAAAATACTATCAGGGATTTGTATAACAACGACAACAAAATTGGTAAGCCCATTGACATTGGTGAATTGTCAATTTCAACCTTGGTATGTGTTATTCAGAACATACTGTGGGGTGAAGCGCTTGAAATAAGAGAGGAAGGGATCACTAATCTTGGGGCTGAGCTAAAATTTAAGCTGGCAGAACTCATGGTCCTAATGGGAACACCGAATATTTCGGACGTCTTTCCAGTGCTTTCATGGTTTGATATACAAGGTATAGAGAGGAAAGCAAAGAAGATTTCTCTCtggtttgaaaatattataaattctaCTGTTGAAAAGTATAGAAGCAAGGACTTTATTGTTGAAGGCAAAGAAAGAGCAGGGAAAAAGTTTGAAGGATCAAGGAACAAGAACTTCTTGCAGCTACTATTGGAGcttcaagaaaatgaagacGGTTCTTCCTCAATTAGCATGAACAAATTTAAGGGCGTGCTCGTG GATATAATTACGGGTGGAACCGACACCACAACTACGATGGTGGAATGGACAATGGCAGAGTTGATGCAGCATCCACAAGTAATGAAGAAAGTTCAGGAAGAATTAGCTCAAGTTGTGGGCATGGACAGTTGTGTTGAAGAATTTCATTTGcctaaattgaaatatttagaTGCTGTGGTGAAAGAAACATTTCGTCTGCATCCTGCATTGCCTTTATTAGTACCACGCAGAGCAAGCGAGAGTGGCAGCATTGGTGGCTATACCATTCCCAAAGATACAACTCTTATGTTGAATGTTTGGGCTATCCACAGGGACCCTCAACTTTGGGATAATCCCTTAGAATTTCGACCCGAGAGGTTTCTGAATGTTGGTGTCGAGAGTAAGTTCGATTACTCAGGTAACAATTTTCAGTACTTGCCATTTGGTTCTGGTAGAAGAATGTGTGCTGGGATTCCTCTAGCTGAGAGGATGCTGATGTTTGTTTTGGCTTCGTTATTGCACTCATTTGAGTGGGAATTGCCAGCTGGCACAAAGCTAAACTTATctgaaaattttgggattgtcattaagaaaaaagagcCTTTGATTGCTATTCCAACACCAAGACTATCCAATTCAGAGCTCTACCATTAA
- the LOC102626175 gene encoding DNA damage-repair/toleration protein DRT100-like, translating to MPMLKTQSTSLPNVNPKLIVSDQAKTNMGGCVSFYTAQLLLIFLAVSSSVVNCCPPSERAALLAFKAALHEPYLGIFNSWTGNDCCHNWYGVSCDQETHRVADINLRGESEDPIFQRAHRTGYMTGYISPAVCKLTRLSSLTLADWKGITGEIPRCISSIPFLRILDLIGNKLSGDIPRDIGRLHRLAVLNIADNNISGAIPPSIANLSSLMHLDLRNNRISGPIPGSVGRLRMMSRALLSRNQISGTIPSSISMIYRLADLDLSMNQISGMIPASLGKMAVLATLNLDFNKLSGPIPASLMNSGISNLNLSRNMLEGKIPDVFGPRSYFTAIDLAYNKLSGSIPRTLSAASYIGHLDFSHNYLCGRIPDGSPFDHLEASSFAYNKCLCGKPLRAC from the coding sequence ATGCCCATGCTCAAAACTCAATCCACTTCACTTCCCAACGTAAACCCAAAACTCATCGTTTCGGATCAAGCAAAAACCAACATGGGTGGCTGTGTCTCGTTTTACACTGCACAGCTTCTTCTAATCTTCCTCGCCGTTAGTTCTTCCGTCGTTAACTGCTGCCCGCCGTCAGAGCGGGCAGCACTCTTAGCCTTCAAAGCTGCCCTCCACGAGCCTTACTTGGGCATCTTCAACTCCTGGACGGGCAACGACTGTTGCCACAACTGGTACGGTGTTAGCTGTGACCAGGAAACTCACCGGGTCGCTGACATTAACCTACGTGGCGAGTCTGAGGACCCGATATTCCAGCGGGCCCACCGAACCGGGTACATGACCGGGTATATCTCACCCGCTGTGTGTAAACTCACGCGTCTCTCCAGTTTAACGCTCGCCGACTGGAAAGGCATCACCGGGGAAATCCCACGTTGCATTTCTTCAATTCCTTTTCTCCGCATTCTTGATTTAATCGGAAATAAGTTATCGGGCGACATTCCCCGAGATATTGGCCGGCTTCACAGACTCGCTGTCTTAAATATCGCCGATAACAACATATCGGGTGCGATTCCCCCTTCCATTGCTAATCTTTCCAGCTTGATGCATCTTGACTTGCGTAACAACAGAATTTCGGGCCCGATTCCGGGAAGTGTCGGGCGACTCCGAATGATGAGCCGGGCTTTGCTGTCTCGGAATCAGATTTCGGGAACAATCCCAAGTTCCATTTCGATGATTTATCGTCTTGCCGATTTGGACTTGTCGATGAACCAAATATCGGGTATGATACCGGCTTCGCTGGGGAAAATGGCGGTATTGGCAACTCTTAATCTTGATTTTAACAAGTTATCGGGTCCCATACCGGCGAGTTTAATGAACTCTGGGATCAGCAATTTAAATCTCAGTAGAAACATGCTCGAAGGAAAAATACCGGATGTTTTCGGACCGAGATCATATTTTACAGCAATTGATTTAGCATATAACAAATTGAGCGGGTCGATTCCGAGAACTTTGTCGGCTGCGTCGTATATCGGGCACTTAGATTTCAGTCATAACTATCTTTGCGGGAGGATTCCGGATGGTTCACCGTTTGATCATCTTGAAGCTTCGTCGTTTGCTTACAATAAATGTCTATGCGGGAAGCCGCTTAGGGCTTGCTAA
- the LOC102625704 gene encoding protein FAR1-RELATED SEQUENCE 4 isoform X1 produces MDSYDITSNTILEPRDDMEFESHEAAYSFYKEYAKSMGFGTAKLSSRRSRASKEFIDAKFSCIRYGNKQQSDDAINPRPSPKIGCKASMHVKRRQNGKWFIYSFVKEHNHELLPAQVHFFRSHRNVDPLKNDVRIRRRKNLAAVSKLFNAYQNVDCLETYMRNQHDKGRSLVLDPADSQVLLEYFMQMQEENPKFFYAFDLNEEHRLRNVFWVDAKGMEDYTNFGDVVSFDSTYFTNKYKISLVLFVGVNHHIQPTLLGCALIADETVYTFVWLLQTWFLAMGERAPQVILTDQNSAIKAAVAAVFPETRHCFSLWNVLEMIPRHLEYLSPWHDNFMEKFYKCIYRSWTEEQFEKRWWKLVEKFHLREVQWIQLLYEDRKHWVPTFMRGISFAALSTPSRSESLNSLFDKYVRGETSLREFIEQYRVILEDRYEEEAKADFDAWHETPELKSPSPFEKQMSLVYTHEIFKKFQVEVLGAAACHLKKENEFETTTTYEVKDFEDNQNFMVEWNESKLDIYCSCRSFEYKGYLCRHAIIVLQMSGVFSIPSKYILQRWTNAAKSRHVISERLDEMQSKVRRYNDLCRRAIILGEEGSISQESYSMALSAIQEALKQCASLNISVESNARPITSDVLSVCATEEENQFGNTSKDKVPYPLVVNTNGNSSRADTGRGKGSNVSNTAKKGKQATQQLTWNVRTQDGCHQMELSDMRPTQLHNFVQTPLQVLPTMFHNVAPTQFHNVPTTHLLDSRLPR; encoded by the exons ATGGATTCCTATGACATCACTAGCAACACCATTTTGGAGCCTCGTGATGATATGGAATTCGAGTCTCATGAGGCTGcttattcattttataaagaatatGCTAAATCTATGGGATTTGGTACTGCTAAATTGAGCAGTCGCCGGTCTAGGGCATCAAAGGAATTCATTGATGCAAAATTTTCATGCATAAGATATGGGAACAAGCAACAATCTGATGATGCCATAAATCCACGGCCATCTCCAAAAATTGGATGTAAGGCAAGCATGCATGTGAAGAGAAGGCAAAATGGAAAGTGGTTTATTTACAGCTTTGTAAAGGAGCACAATCACGAGCTTTTACCTGCTCAGGTACATTTCTTTCGTAGTCACCGAAATGTTGATCCACTGAAGAATGATGTTAGGATAAGGAGGAGGAAGAACCTAGCTGCAGTATCTAAACTCTTCAATGCTTATCAAAATGTTGATTGTTTGGAGACTTATATGAGAAATCAGCATGATAAAGGGCGAAGCTTGGTTTTAGACCCTGCAGATTCTCAAGTATTGCTAGAATATTTTATGCAGATGCAAGAAGAAAATCCAAAATTCTTCTATGCATTTGATTTGAATGAAGAGCATCGGTTGAGAAATGTGTTTTGGGTGGATGCCAAAGGCATGGAAGATTACACCAACTTCGGTGATGTAGTTTCCTTTGACTCGACGTATTTCACAAACAAGTACAAAATTTCATTGGTTCTTTTTGTTGGAGTTAACCATCATATTCAGCCCACATTGCTTGGTTGTGCATTAATTGCAGATGAAACAGTTTATACTTTTGTTTGGTTACTGCAAACATGGTTTTTAGCAATGGGAGAGCGAGCTCCACAAGTGATACTCACTGATCAAAATAGTGCCATTAAAGCAGCTGTTGCAGCAGTTTTTCCAGAGACGCGCCATTGTTTCAGTTTGTGGAATGTATTGGAAATGATTCCTAGGCATCTTGAGTATCTAAGCCCGTGGCACGACAATTTTatggaaaaattttataagtgtATATATAGGTCATGGACTGAGGAGCAATTTGAAAAGAGGTGGTGGAAATTAGTTGAAAAGTTTCATCTTAGAGAGGTACAATGGATTCAATTGTTGTACGAAGATCGTAAACATTGGGTTCCTACATTCATGAGAGGCATATCTTTTGCTGCATTGTCTACGCCTTCACGTTCTGAGAGTTTAAACTCTTTGTTTGACAAATATGTGCGTGGAGAAACATCATTGAGAGAGTTTATAGAGCAATACCGAGTGATTCTTGAAGACAGGTATGAAGAGGAAGCCAAAGCAGATTTTGATGCATGGCATGAAACACCAGAGTTGAAATCTCCATCACCGTTTGAAAAGCAAATGTCACTAGTGTACACACATGAAATTTTCAAGAAGTTCCAAGTTGAGGTTTTGGGAGCCGCTGCTTGTcatcttaaaaaggaaaatgaatttgaaacgACTACAACGTACGAAGTTAAAGACTTTGAAGATAATCAGAATTTTATGGTGGAATGGAATGAGTCAAAATTGGACATATATTGTTCATGTCGTTCATTTGAGTATAAAGGTTATCTCTGTAGACATGCTATCATTGTTCTGCAGATGTCTGGTGTTTTCAGCATCCCATCTAAATACATATTGCAAAGATGGACAAATGCTGCTAAGAGCAGGCATGTCATTAGTGAAAGACTAGATGAGATGCAGTCTAAGGTACGTCGGTACAATGATCTATGCCGGCGTGCCATTATATTGGGTGAAGAAGGGTCTATCTCACAAGAGAGTTATAGCATGGCACTGTCTGCTATCCAAGAAGCTTTGAAGCAATGTGCAAGTCTGAATATTTCTGTCGAAAGCAATGCCAGGCCTATCACCTCAGATGTTCTTTCTGTATGTGCCACCGAGGAAGAAAATCAATTTGGTAATACATCTAAAGACAAGGTTCCCTATCCTTTAGTGGTCAACACCAATGGTAATTCTAGCAGAGCTGATACTGGAAGGGGGAAGGGGAGTAATGTAAGTAACACTGCTAAAAAAGGAAAG CAGGCAACTCAACAACTTACCTGGAATGTCAGGACTCAAGATGGCTGCCACCAAATG GAGCTGTCTGACATGAGGCCAACACAGCTACATAATTTTGTGCAAACGCCGTTACAAGTGTTACCAACAATGTTTCATAATGTTGCGCCAACACAGTTTCATAACGTGCCTACAACGCATTTGCTGGATAGTCGACTTCCTCGGTAG